A region from the Mycolicibacterium litorale genome encodes:
- a CDS encoding polysaccharide deacetylase family protein, whose translation MPRRSLWIGLVVVVAAALVGGYLLIDARTFQLTGRLVSRVDITEKVVALTLDDGPSGHTAEVLRILDAARVPATFYLTGSELQRHPEAGAAIARAGHEIGNHSYSHRRMVLVSPATVAEEVERTDTAIAATGYRGPVTFRPPHGKKLWALPRYLAEHDRTTVTWDVAADSEGDPDAETIVEDTVRSVRPGSIILLHVMYDGRAASRAALPRIVDRLRGDGYRFVTVSELLASS comes from the coding sequence GTGCCGCGCCGGAGTCTGTGGATCGGGTTGGTGGTGGTCGTCGCCGCCGCGCTGGTCGGGGGATACCTGCTGATCGACGCCCGCACGTTCCAGCTGACCGGCAGGCTGGTCAGCCGGGTCGACATCACCGAGAAGGTGGTGGCGTTGACCCTCGACGACGGTCCGAGCGGGCACACCGCGGAGGTGCTGCGCATCCTCGACGCGGCCCGCGTGCCGGCGACGTTCTACCTGACCGGCTCGGAGTTGCAGCGGCACCCCGAGGCCGGCGCGGCGATCGCGCGCGCCGGCCACGAGATCGGCAACCACTCCTACAGCCACCGGCGGATGGTCCTGGTCTCGCCCGCGACCGTGGCCGAGGAGGTGGAGCGGACCGACACCGCGATCGCCGCCACCGGGTACCGCGGACCCGTGACGTTCCGGCCACCGCACGGCAAGAAGCTGTGGGCGCTGCCCAGGTATCTGGCCGAGCACGACCGTACGACCGTGACATGGGACGTCGCCGCGGACTCGGAAGGCGATCCGGACGCGGAGACGATCGTCGAGGACACCGTGCGATCGGTGCGGCCGGGCTCCATCATCCTGCTGCACGTGATGTATGACGGCCGCGCCGCATCTCGCGCCGCCCTGCCCCGCATCGTGGACCGGCTGCGGGGCGACGGGTACCGGTTCGTCACGGTGAGCGAGCTGCTGGCGTCGAGCTGA
- a CDS encoding NAD(P)/FAD-dependent oxidoreductase gives MTQTLEPTTDLTPQQRVDAWLADFEAALAVRDIERVVAKFATDSFWRDLVAFTWNIKTLEGRDGIADMLAARLAETDPARFRTRETPTVDGDVTTAFIEFETAVGRGVGHLRLRGDAAGNDVAWTLLTTMQELKGHEERKGPTRVLGAVHGSDPDPRSWAEKRAEEDAALGRTVQPYALVIGGGQGGIALGARLRQLGVPAIVVDRHERPGDQWRKRYKSLCLHDPVWYDHLPYLPFPSNWPVFAPKDKIGDWLEFYTRVMEVPYWAKTTCLSASFNEESKTWTVEVDRDGERLTLRPTQLILATGMSGKPNVPTLPGQDVFRGEQHHSSAHPGPDRYVGKRAVVIGSNNSAHDICKALVENGVDTTMVQRSSTHIVKSDSLMDLGLGDLYSERALAAGMTTEKADLTFASLPYRIMHEFQKPIYDAIRERDKDFYERLAAAGFKLDWGDDGSGLFMKYLRRGSGYYIDVGACDLVADGTIKLAHGQVSHLTEDSVVLADGTELPTDVVVYATGYGSMNGWAADLIGQDVADKVGKVWGLGSATTKDPGPWEGEQRNMWKPTQQENLWFHGGNLHQSRHYSLYLALQLKARFEGIPTPVYGLQEVHHLS, from the coding sequence ATGACACAGACTCTGGAACCGACCACCGACCTCACGCCGCAGCAGCGTGTCGACGCCTGGCTCGCCGACTTCGAGGCCGCGCTGGCGGTGCGCGACATCGAACGTGTGGTGGCGAAGTTCGCGACCGACAGCTTCTGGCGCGACCTGGTGGCGTTCACCTGGAACATCAAGACCCTCGAGGGTCGCGACGGCATCGCCGACATGCTCGCAGCCCGGCTCGCCGAAACCGATCCCGCCCGGTTCCGGACCCGGGAGACCCCGACGGTCGACGGGGACGTCACCACGGCGTTCATCGAGTTCGAGACGGCCGTCGGCCGCGGCGTGGGACACCTGCGCCTGCGCGGGGACGCCGCGGGAAACGACGTGGCCTGGACCCTGCTGACCACCATGCAGGAGCTCAAGGGCCACGAGGAGCGCAAGGGCCCGACACGGGTTCTCGGCGCGGTGCACGGCTCGGATCCGGATCCGCGGTCGTGGGCGGAGAAACGGGCCGAGGAGGATGCGGCACTGGGGCGGACGGTGCAGCCTTACGCGCTGGTGATCGGCGGCGGGCAGGGCGGGATCGCGCTCGGTGCGCGGCTGCGGCAGCTCGGGGTGCCCGCCATCGTCGTCGACCGCCACGAACGTCCGGGTGATCAGTGGCGCAAGCGCTACAAGTCGCTGTGCCTGCATGATCCGGTCTGGTACGACCACCTGCCCTACCTGCCGTTCCCCTCGAACTGGCCGGTGTTCGCACCGAAGGACAAGATCGGCGACTGGCTCGAGTTCTACACCCGGGTGATGGAGGTGCCGTACTGGGCGAAGACGACGTGTCTTTCGGCCTCCTTCAACGAGGAGAGCAAGACATGGACCGTCGAGGTCGACCGCGACGGTGAACGGCTCACTCTTCGTCCCACGCAGCTGATCCTGGCCACCGGGATGTCCGGTAAGCCCAACGTGCCGACGCTGCCCGGCCAGGACGTGTTCCGCGGCGAGCAGCACCACTCGAGCGCCCACCCGGGCCCGGACCGCTATGTCGGCAAGCGAGCCGTGGTGATCGGGTCCAACAACTCCGCGCACGACATCTGCAAGGCGCTCGTCGAGAACGGCGTCGACACCACGATGGTTCAGCGGTCCTCGACGCACATCGTGAAGTCGGATTCGTTGATGGACCTCGGGCTCGGCGACCTGTATTCGGAGCGGGCGCTGGCCGCCGGGATGACCACGGAGAAGGCCGACCTGACGTTCGCCTCGCTGCCGTACCGGATCATGCACGAGTTCCAGAAGCCGATCTACGACGCGATCCGCGAGCGGGACAAGGACTTCTACGAGCGGCTGGCCGCCGCCGGCTTCAAATTGGACTGGGGCGACGACGGTTCCGGGCTGTTCATGAAGTACCTGCGCCGCGGTTCGGGCTACTACATCGACGTCGGAGCCTGCGATCTGGTGGCCGACGGAACGATCAAGCTGGCCCACGGCCAGGTCTCGCACCTGACGGAGGACTCGGTGGTGCTGGCCGACGGCACCGAACTCCCTACCGATGTGGTGGTCTACGCGACGGGCTACGGCTCGATGAACGGTTGGGCCGCCGACCTGATCGGCCAGGACGTCGCGGACAAGGTCGGCAAGGTGTGGGGGCTGGGCTCGGCGACCACCAAGGACCCCGGACCGTGGGAGGGCGAGCAGCGCAACATGTGGAAGCCGACGCAGCAGGAGAATCTGTGGTTCCACGGCGGCAACCTGCACCAGTCGCGGCACTACTCGCTGTATCTGGCGCTGCAGCTGAAGGCCCGGTTCGAAGGTATCCCGACACCGGTGTACGGGTTGCAGGAGGTGCACCACCTGAGCTGA
- a CDS encoding 2,3-butanediol dehydrogenase, whose amino-acid sequence MKAAVYHGPNKLEVADVPEPNPREGTVKLRVGFNGICGTDLHEYYAGPIFIPTAPHPLTGQELPLVMGHEFAGVITEVGPGVSGWREGDRVAVEPIYKCGHCAPCQAGNYNICAQIGFHGLMSDGGMAEYTVVPTEMLHRLPDSVSLELGALVEPMSVAYHAATLGEVDAGDTAMVFGAGPIGIGLWFALRGKGIDDVFVVEPSATRRASIETLGARTLDPTGVDVPGFIAEHTRGRGADAVFDAAGVAPAVETALACVGARRPMVSVAIYEKPLTTPLLNLVMNESRIQGSLCYTAADFEAVIALMARGAYDTTGWVTAIPIDDVVDEGFEALHAGEKMKVLVDPTKEK is encoded by the coding sequence ATGAAAGCGGCTGTCTACCACGGACCCAACAAACTCGAGGTCGCCGACGTCCCCGAACCCAACCCGCGGGAGGGCACCGTCAAGCTCCGGGTCGGGTTCAACGGGATCTGCGGTACCGACCTGCACGAGTACTACGCCGGGCCGATCTTCATCCCCACCGCACCGCACCCGCTCACCGGACAGGAATTACCGCTGGTGATGGGCCACGAGTTCGCCGGCGTCATCACCGAGGTCGGTCCCGGCGTCTCCGGCTGGCGCGAAGGTGACCGGGTGGCCGTCGAACCGATCTACAAGTGCGGACACTGCGCACCCTGTCAGGCCGGCAACTACAACATCTGCGCGCAGATCGGTTTCCACGGCCTGATGTCCGACGGCGGCATGGCCGAATACACCGTGGTGCCGACCGAGATGCTGCACCGACTGCCCGACAGCGTGAGCCTGGAACTGGGCGCGCTGGTCGAGCCGATGTCGGTGGCTTACCACGCCGCCACCCTCGGCGAGGTGGATGCCGGGGACACGGCGATGGTGTTCGGCGCCGGGCCGATCGGTATCGGGCTCTGGTTCGCGCTGCGCGGCAAGGGGATCGATGACGTCTTCGTCGTCGAACCGTCGGCAACCCGGCGGGCGTCGATCGAAACGCTCGGCGCCCGGACCCTGGACCCCACCGGTGTGGACGTGCCCGGTTTCATCGCCGAACACACCCGCGGACGCGGCGCCGACGCCGTGTTCGACGCCGCGGGAGTGGCGCCCGCGGTGGAGACCGCGCTGGCCTGTGTGGGCGCCCGCCGGCCGATGGTGAGCGTCGCGATCTACGAGAAGCCCCTGACCACCCCGCTGCTGAACCTGGTGATGAACGAGTCCCGCATCCAGGGCTCGCTGTGCTACACCGCCGCGGACTTCGAGGCCGTCATCGCGCTGATGGCCCGCGGCGCGTACGACACCACCGGCTGGGTCACGGCGATCCCGATCGACGACGTCGTCGACGAGGGATTCGAGGCTCTGCACGCCGGCGAGAAGATGAAGGTTCTCGTCGACCCGACGAAGGAGAAGTGA
- a CDS encoding acetoin reductase, giving the protein MATQIPAPLTGKVALVTGAGRGIGRGIAVELARQGADVALVDVSEGSLADVADEVSGMGSKTTTFVADVSDRDAVFAAVDHAASALGGFDVMVNNAGIALVGPLAEVTREDLARLWAINVDGVLWGIQAAVAKFRELGTRGKIINASSIAGHEGFAMLGPYSATKFAVRALTQAAAKEHAADGITVNAYCPGVVGTDMWVEIDRRFAELTGAAEGETFKKFSEGIALGRPETPEDVAGFVAYLAGPGADYMTGQAGLIDGGMVYR; this is encoded by the coding sequence ATGGCAACGCAGATCCCCGCCCCGTTGACGGGCAAGGTCGCCCTGGTCACCGGCGCCGGACGCGGTATCGGCCGCGGCATCGCCGTTGAGCTGGCCCGGCAGGGCGCCGACGTGGCGCTGGTCGACGTCTCCGAAGGGAGTCTGGCGGACGTCGCCGACGAGGTCAGCGGGATGGGCTCGAAGACAACGACTTTCGTGGCCGACGTCAGCGACCGGGATGCGGTGTTCGCCGCGGTCGACCATGCCGCGTCCGCGCTCGGCGGCTTCGACGTGATGGTGAACAACGCGGGGATCGCACTCGTCGGCCCGCTCGCCGAGGTGACCCGTGAGGACCTCGCGCGGCTGTGGGCGATCAACGTCGACGGCGTGCTGTGGGGCATCCAGGCCGCCGTCGCGAAGTTCAGGGAACTGGGGACCCGGGGCAAGATCATCAATGCCTCGTCGATCGCGGGCCACGAGGGCTTCGCGATGCTGGGCCCGTACAGCGCCACCAAGTTCGCGGTGCGCGCGCTGACTCAGGCCGCCGCCAAGGAGCACGCCGCCGACGGCATCACCGTCAACGCCTACTGTCCCGGGGTGGTCGGCACCGACATGTGGGTCGAGATCGACCGGCGGTTCGCCGAGCTGACCGGCGCCGCCGAAGGGGAGACCTTCAAGAAGTTCTCCGAAGGGATCGCGCTCGGGCGGCCGGAAACGCCGGAGGACGTCGCGGGATTCGTGGCCTACCTGGCCGGACCCGGCGCCGACTACATGACCGGACAGGCCGGCCTCATCGACGGCGGCATGGTCTACCGGTGA
- a CDS encoding GAF domain-containing protein: MPRPPVPEPAVAAGEDPRQYARLMSAVYDATMAGGRAPARPRKVIEESWHRLMARGIDPDTLPEPEVEGATLEELRQSSGLMSVLDDLARGLESLIVEGDNILVVADARGRVLWRAGSRAVLGSADRLGFVEGAHWGENAVGTNAIGTALMSNSAVQVFSAEHYSRSHHPWTCAGAPIKDPRTGHVIGVVDVSGPAATVHPTTVALVDAVARLAESHLREQHNRTLNSLRMVAAPILARIGSPALAVDPDGWVAAVDQLPPHHRIALPREVSPGRLLVPTLGLCDVDPLPGGWLVRLADDPDVASGVGAQLALDLRNPDAPALQMIGQVGGWRRSLSLRHAEILLALSLRSEGRSAPELAADLYGDSSRVVTVRAEVSRMRKQFVGLLAAQPYRVAHSVRLEVQYPTDMTRLLPTSSAPVVNTARIELAKTQPRQGENA, encoded by the coding sequence ATGCCCCGTCCGCCCGTTCCCGAGCCCGCTGTCGCAGCGGGCGAGGATCCACGCCAGTACGCCCGCCTGATGTCGGCCGTCTACGACGCCACCATGGCGGGTGGCCGCGCCCCCGCGCGGCCCCGCAAGGTCATCGAGGAGTCCTGGCATCGGCTGATGGCGCGCGGTATCGATCCCGACACCCTGCCCGAACCCGAGGTGGAGGGCGCCACGCTCGAGGAACTCCGCCAGTCCTCGGGGCTGATGTCGGTGCTCGACGACCTCGCGCGGGGGCTGGAGTCGCTGATCGTCGAAGGCGACAACATCCTGGTCGTCGCCGACGCGCGGGGCCGGGTGCTGTGGCGGGCGGGGTCGCGGGCGGTGCTCGGCTCGGCCGACCGGCTGGGCTTCGTCGAGGGCGCGCACTGGGGTGAGAACGCCGTCGGCACCAATGCGATCGGGACCGCGCTGATGTCGAACAGTGCGGTTCAGGTGTTCTCCGCCGAGCACTACTCGCGCAGCCACCACCCGTGGACCTGTGCCGGCGCCCCGATCAAGGATCCCAGGACGGGGCACGTCATCGGCGTGGTCGACGTGTCCGGTCCGGCGGCCACCGTGCACCCGACGACGGTCGCGCTCGTCGACGCGGTCGCGCGGCTCGCGGAATCCCATCTGCGCGAACAACACAACCGCACGCTCAACAGCCTGCGGATGGTCGCCGCACCCATCCTCGCCCGCATCGGCAGCCCCGCCCTCGCGGTCGACCCGGACGGTTGGGTCGCCGCGGTGGATCAGCTGCCGCCGCACCACCGGATCGCGCTGCCCCGCGAGGTCTCACCCGGCCGGCTCCTCGTTCCCACCCTCGGGCTGTGCGACGTCGATCCGCTGCCCGGCGGATGGTTGGTCAGGTTGGCCGACGACCCGGACGTCGCATCGGGCGTCGGCGCGCAGCTGGCACTGGACCTGCGCAACCCCGACGCACCGGCCCTGCAGATGATCGGCCAGGTCGGCGGCTGGCGCCGGTCCCTGAGCCTGCGGCACGCGGAAATCCTTCTCGCACTGTCCCTTCGGAGCGAAGGACGATCCGCCCCGGAGCTGGCCGCCGACCTGTACGGTGACTCGTCGCGGGTGGTGACCGTGCGCGCCGAGGTGTCGCGGATGCGCAAACAGTTCGTCGGACTCCTCGCAGCCCAGCCGTACCGCGTCGCCCACTCGGTCCGTCTCGAGGTGCAGTACCCCACCGATATGACGCGGCTCCTGCCGACCTCGAGCGCCCCCGTCGTCAACACCGCACGTATCGAACTCGCGAAAACCCAACCCCGTCAAGGAGAGAACGCATGA
- the adh gene encoding aldehyde dehydrogenase — protein MTVYARPGSADALMSFESRYGNFVGGQWVAPVGGQYFENVTPVTGQVFCEIPRSTEADIEAALDAAHAAAPGWGKTSPAERAQILLAIADRMEANLESLAVAECWDNGKPIRETLNADIPLAIDHFRYFAGAVRAQEGALSQIDEDTVAYHFHEPLGVVGQIIPWNFPILMAVWKLAPALAAGNAVVLKPAEQTPASILYLMSLIGDLLPAGVLNVVNGFGVEAGKPLASSNRIAKIAFTGETTTGRLIMQYASQNLIPVTLELGGKSPNIFFSDVMAAGDDFQDKALEGFTMFALNQGEVCTCPSRSLIQADIYDEFLELAAIRTKAVRQGDPLDTETMIGSQASNDQLEKVLSYIEIGKDEGARVVTGGERADLGGDLNGGFYVQPTIFEGHNTMRIFQEEIFGPVVAVGKFTDYDDAIAQANDTLYGLGAGVWSRDGNTAYRAGRDIKAGRVWTNCYHMYPAHAAFGGYKQSGIGRETHKMMLDHYQQTKNLLVSYSNKAQGFF, from the coding sequence ATGACTGTTTACGCACGTCCGGGTTCTGCGGATGCGTTGATGTCGTTTGAGTCGCGCTACGGCAATTTCGTCGGTGGGCAGTGGGTGGCGCCGGTGGGTGGGCAGTACTTCGAGAACGTGACGCCGGTGACGGGTCAGGTGTTCTGCGAGATCCCGCGCTCGACGGAGGCCGACATCGAGGCGGCTCTGGATGCCGCCCACGCCGCGGCGCCGGGGTGGGGGAAGACCTCGCCGGCTGAGCGGGCGCAGATCCTGCTGGCGATCGCCGATCGGATGGAGGCGAATCTGGAGTCGCTGGCGGTGGCCGAGTGCTGGGACAACGGCAAACCGATCCGCGAGACGCTCAACGCCGACATCCCGTTGGCGATCGACCATTTCCGGTATTTCGCCGGGGCGGTGCGCGCGCAGGAAGGGGCGCTGTCCCAGATCGACGAGGACACCGTCGCCTACCACTTCCACGAACCACTCGGGGTGGTCGGCCAGATCATTCCGTGGAACTTCCCGATCCTGATGGCGGTGTGGAAGTTGGCCCCCGCCCTGGCGGCGGGGAATGCCGTGGTGCTCAAACCGGCCGAGCAGACCCCGGCCTCGATCCTGTACCTGATGTCGTTGATCGGTGATCTGCTGCCCGCCGGGGTGCTCAACGTGGTCAACGGGTTCGGGGTGGAGGCCGGCAAACCGCTGGCGTCGAGCAACCGGATCGCCAAGATCGCGTTCACCGGGGAGACCACCACCGGCCGGCTGATCATGCAGTACGCCAGCCAGAACCTCATCCCGGTCACCCTGGAGTTGGGCGGTAAGAGCCCCAACATCTTCTTCTCCGACGTGATGGCCGCCGGCGACGACTTCCAGGACAAGGCCCTCGAGGGGTTCACGATGTTCGCCCTCAACCAGGGCGAGGTGTGCACGTGCCCGTCGCGGTCGCTGATCCAGGCCGACATCTACGACGAGTTCCTGGAGTTGGCGGCGATCCGCACCAAGGCGGTGCGCCAGGGCGACCCGCTCGATACCGAGACGATGATCGGGTCGCAGGCCTCCAACGACCAGCTGGAAAAGGTGTTGTCCTACATCGAGATCGGCAAGGACGAAGGCGCGCGGGTGGTCACCGGTGGCGAGCGCGCCGACCTCGGCGGCGACCTCAACGGCGGCTTCTACGTCCAGCCCACGATCTTCGAGGGCCACAACACGATGCGCATCTTCCAGGAGGAGATCTTCGGACCCGTGGTGGCCGTCGGCAAGTTCACCGACTACGACGACGCGATCGCCCAGGCCAACGACACCCTCTACGGGCTGGGTGCGGGGGTGTGGAGCCGTGACGGCAACACCGCCTACCGGGCCGGGCGCGACATCAAAGCCGGCCGGGTGTGGACGAACTGCTACCACATGTATCCCGCGCACGCGGCGTTCGGCGGGTACAAGCAGTCCGGCATCGGCCGCGAAACCCACAAGATGATGCTCGACCACTACCAGCAGACCAAAAACCTGCTCGTGAGCTACAGCAACAAAGCCCAGGGGTTCTTCTGA
- a CDS encoding DUF779 domain-containing protein — MAGPPRALVTRAAADLLTTLQGRHGALMFHQSGGCCDGSSPMCYPDGEFIVGDRDVLLAVLDVGPDGVPVWISGPQFEAWKHTQLVIDVVPGRGGGFSLEAPEGKRFLSRGRAFTDAENAALADEPPLTGARYADGDRPAQRAPVVAEAADACPIPARRAAAVQG; from the coding sequence ATGGCGGGGCCGCCCAGGGCACTCGTCACCCGCGCCGCGGCCGACCTGCTGACCACACTGCAGGGCCGCCACGGCGCGTTGATGTTCCACCAGTCCGGCGGCTGCTGCGACGGGTCGTCGCCGATGTGCTACCCCGACGGGGAGTTCATCGTCGGCGACCGGGACGTCCTGCTGGCGGTCCTCGACGTCGGGCCCGACGGCGTCCCGGTGTGGATCTCCGGGCCGCAGTTCGAGGCGTGGAAGCACACCCAACTCGTCATCGACGTGGTGCCGGGCCGCGGTGGCGGGTTCAGCCTCGAAGCACCCGAAGGAAAACGGTTCCTCAGCCGCGGCCGCGCCTTCACCGACGCGGAGAACGCGGCCCTGGCCGACGAGCCGCCGCTGACGGGCGCCCGGTACGCCGACGGGGACCGCCCGGCGCAGCGAGCACCCGTGGTGGCCGAGGCGGCGGACGCCTGCCCGATACCTGCGAGGCGCGCCGCGGCGGTACAGGGTTGA
- a CDS encoding putative holin encodes MIPLPRAWALTSAMLVGAAVGLVAAVTSTLLITATVRPDVVIALVVGVPSVLGVLTILVSGRRWVTTMGAFVLAIAPGWLGALALIEVVNGG; translated from the coding sequence GTGATTCCGCTGCCGCGCGCTTGGGCGTTGACCAGTGCGATGCTGGTCGGCGCCGCGGTCGGGCTGGTCGCCGCCGTCACGTCGACTCTGTTGATCACGGCGACCGTCCGTCCCGACGTCGTCATCGCACTCGTCGTCGGCGTGCCCAGCGTGCTCGGCGTGCTGACGATCCTGGTCTCGGGCCGGCGCTGGGTCACCACGATGGGCGCGTTCGTGCTGGCCATCGCCCCGGGCTGGCTCGGCGCGCTGGCACTGATCGAGGTGGTCAACGGTGGCTGA
- the lpdA gene encoding dihydrolipoyl dehydrogenase codes for MTHYDVVVLGAGPGGYVAAIRAAQLGLNTAIVEPKYWGGVCLNVGCIPSKALLRNAELAHIFTKEAKTFGISGEATFDYGAAFDRSRKVAEGRVAGVHFLMKKNKITEIHGYGKFTDDHTIEVDLNEGGTETVTFDNAIISTGASTRLVPNTSLSENVVTYEEQIMERELPGSIVIAGAGAIGMEFGYVMKNYGVDVTIVEFLPRALPNEDAEVSKEIEKQFKKLGVKILTGTKVESIKDEGGDGPVTVTVSKDGKSQELKADKVMQAIGFAPNVEGYGLDKAGVELTDRKGIAIDDYMRTNKPHIYAIGDVTGKLQLAHVAEAMGVVAAETIAGAETLPLGDYRMMPRATFCQPQVASFGLTEEQAKEEAERRGSEIVVAKFPFTANGKAHGMGAPAGFVKLIADAKYGELLGGHLIGHDVSELLPELTLAQKWDLTANELARNVHTHPTLSEALQEAFHGLVGHMINF; via the coding sequence GTGACCCACTATGACGTCGTCGTACTCGGAGCCGGCCCCGGCGGATACGTCGCGGCCATTCGCGCTGCCCAACTCGGGCTGAACACCGCCATCGTCGAACCCAAGTACTGGGGCGGCGTGTGTCTCAACGTGGGGTGCATCCCGTCGAAGGCGCTGCTGCGCAACGCGGAACTCGCGCACATCTTCACCAAGGAGGCCAAGACCTTCGGCATCAGCGGAGAGGCGACGTTCGACTACGGCGCCGCGTTCGACCGCAGCCGCAAGGTCGCCGAGGGCCGCGTCGCCGGTGTGCACTTCCTGATGAAGAAGAACAAGATCACCGAGATCCACGGTTACGGGAAGTTCACCGACGACCACACCATCGAGGTCGACCTCAACGAGGGCGGAACCGAGACCGTCACGTTCGACAACGCGATCATCTCCACCGGCGCCAGCACGCGACTCGTGCCGAACACGTCGCTGTCGGAGAACGTCGTCACCTACGAAGAACAGATCATGGAACGCGAGCTGCCCGGCTCGATCGTCATCGCCGGCGCCGGTGCGATCGGCATGGAGTTCGGCTACGTGATGAAGAACTACGGCGTCGACGTGACGATCGTCGAGTTCCTGCCGCGCGCCCTGCCCAACGAGGACGCCGAGGTCTCCAAGGAGATCGAGAAGCAGTTCAAGAAGCTGGGCGTCAAGATCCTCACCGGCACGAAGGTCGAGTCCATCAAGGACGAAGGGGGCGACGGTCCCGTCACCGTCACCGTCAGCAAGGACGGCAAGTCCCAGGAGCTCAAGGCCGACAAGGTCATGCAGGCGATCGGCTTCGCCCCCAACGTCGAAGGTTACGGCCTGGACAAGGCGGGCGTCGAGCTGACCGACCGCAAGGGCATCGCGATCGACGACTACATGCGCACCAACAAGCCGCACATCTACGCGATCGGCGACGTGACCGGCAAGCTGCAGCTCGCGCACGTCGCCGAGGCGATGGGTGTCGTGGCGGCCGAGACCATCGCCGGCGCGGAGACGCTGCCCCTCGGCGACTACCGGATGATGCCGCGCGCCACGTTCTGCCAGCCGCAGGTCGCCAGCTTCGGGCTGACCGAAGAGCAGGCCAAGGAAGAAGCGGAACGACGCGGATCTGAAATCGTCGTCGCGAAGTTCCCGTTCACGGCGAACGGCAAGGCGCACGGCATGGGCGCGCCGGCCGGTTTCGTCAAGCTGATCGCCGACGCGAAGTACGGTGAGCTCCTCGGCGGCCACCTGATCGGCCACGACGTCTCCGAGTTGCTGCCCGAACTCACGCTGGCGCAGAAGTGGGACCTGACCGCCAACGAACTGGCCCGCAACGTCCACACCCACCCGACGCTGTCGGAGGCGCTGCAGGAGGCCTTCCACGGGCTGGTCGGCCACATGATCAACTTTTGA
- a CDS encoding carboxymuconolactone decarboxylase family protein translates to MTRIAPGGFRELGPLNWVIARAAAKVIRAPRFSLVDVLGQHRLLFLSWGPQALMLLAFGKLSRQDAELVILRVAHLRESEYELQQHRRLARSRGVDAGLQARIFEGPDAEGLTDRQRVLITATDEFVVTRGVSPQTWATLSRHLTKKQLIEFCLLAAQYDGLAATIATLQVPLDFPD, encoded by the coding sequence ATGACCCGTATCGCGCCCGGCGGCTTCCGGGAACTCGGACCACTGAACTGGGTGATCGCCAGGGCCGCTGCGAAGGTCATTCGAGCCCCCAGGTTCTCCCTCGTCGACGTGCTCGGTCAGCACCGACTGCTGTTCCTGAGCTGGGGACCGCAGGCCCTGATGCTGCTGGCGTTCGGCAAGCTGTCGCGTCAGGACGCCGAACTGGTGATTCTGCGGGTGGCCCACCTCCGCGAATCCGAATACGAACTGCAGCAGCACCGCCGCCTGGCCCGCAGTCGCGGAGTCGACGCCGGCCTGCAGGCCCGCATCTTCGAAGGTCCGGACGCCGAGGGCCTCACCGACCGGCAGCGCGTGCTGATCACCGCGACCGACGAGTTCGTCGTCACCCGCGGGGTGTCACCGCAGACGTGGGCGACGCTGTCGCGGCACCTGACCAAGAAGCAGCTGATCGAATTCTGTTTGCTCGCAGCTCAATACGACGGTCTGGCGGCGACGATCGCCACGCTGCAGGTGCCGCTGGACTTCCCGGACTAG